One region of Deltaproteobacteria bacterium genomic DNA includes:
- a CDS encoding MoxR family ATPase translates to MDGETQTGRFTGASKYVLDEELAKIVNVSIALEMPLLLKGEPGTGKTMLGHAIAEALGMRLIVLNVKSSMKLVDTLYQYDTLTRLNDSRFGDSRRDVSNIEEYIKMGKIGQAFVSEDRVVLLIDEIDKADTDFQDDMLDILDQMEFDIIEIDKTIRAKKRPVIIITSNAKKDLSDPFLGRCNFHHIAFPDPEMMRRIVDVHFPNVAGDLLQSAVETFYRLREIRGVEKKPSTRELINWIRALRGDPDFHVKDLAKGDIPYLGVLFKKSSDYRVARNGVARFRP, encoded by the coding sequence ATGGATGGTGAGACCCAAACAGGCCGATTCACCGGCGCTTCAAAATATGTCCTGGACGAGGAATTGGCCAAGATCGTAAACGTGTCCATAGCGCTCGAGATGCCGCTGCTGCTCAAGGGTGAACCTGGAACAGGGAAGACCATGCTCGGCCATGCCATCGCAGAGGCACTGGGGATGAGGCTGATCGTCCTCAACGTAAAATCCAGCATGAAGCTCGTTGATACCCTCTACCAGTATGACACCCTGACCCGGCTCAACGACAGCAGATTCGGTGATTCGAGGCGGGATGTCAGCAACATCGAGGAATACATCAAGATGGGCAAAATCGGCCAGGCCTTTGTATCAGAGGATAGGGTCGTTCTTCTCATCGACGAGATAGACAAGGCCGACACGGATTTCCAGGATGATATGCTCGACATCCTCGACCAAATGGAATTCGACATCATCGAGATAGACAAGACCATTCGAGCCAAGAAGAGACCGGTCATCATCATAACCTCCAACGCCAAGAAGGACCTCTCGGATCCCTTTCTGGGCCGCTGCAACTTCCATCACATAGCCTTTCCGGATCCTGAAATGATGAGGAGGATCGTTGACGTCCATTTCCCCAATGTTGCCGGTGACCTGCTCCAAAGCGCCGTGGAAACCTTCTACCGGCTGAGGGAGATCAGGGGGGTTGAGAAAAAACCTTCTACACGGGAGCTTATCAACTGGATCCGTGCCTTGAGAGGTGATCCGGATTTCCATGTGAAGGACCTCGCAAAGGGGGACATCCCATACCTGGGAGTCTTGTTCAAAAAGAGCTCCGATTACAGAGTGGCCCGGAACGGAGTAGCCCGGTTCCGGCCGTAG